From the Tribolium castaneum strain GA2 chromosome 2, icTriCast1.1, whole genome shotgun sequence genome, one window contains:
- the LOC656292 gene encoding regulator of G-protein signaling 7 isoform X2, whose product MEPDHRDHRCHRPSAFDKMEGLVREMQDTEHGGVPVRSQKLFLTSIPAAFMGYDLIEWLMERLGIEESEALNLANQLCQYGYFFPVSDSKNLVVKDDSSLYRFQSPYYWPWQNRPPDNIEYAIYLAKRTLRNKQRHGLEDYELEALSNLRKNLANKWDFITMQAEEQVKLSKVLKKGDKIISDSQERAYWRVHRPPPGMVTSLEQCPVPTRSWNGSRTRKRTIEDGRREVELLKNSLSRTRVKVSQALESMVQHVETYAEYDPLITPTQPSNPWVSEDTTYWQLNSPLVEVPTEKRVRRWGLSMEELVSDPTGLQEFTNYLRKEYSHENIRFWMAVNDLRRSAQSQIQRKVNEIFEEFLAPGAPCEINIDGKTMEKVHQEMKTPSRFTFDAAQEHVYTLLLKKDCYPRFIRSEYYKNLLATGIQPSQKKRFFGFGQTKKKTSTSSAPNQQLLQQQPSQGASVTCGALSKRRGSDRSLSGSAHELAVSGVKDSKVPHSHSQSNLSDIPYRGDLACLPKASPVPTSVTSPVKKPSIAIVAGASTSEEVCPWESGEPRSRKNSAQLDSGSSSSDISVAVAEVSERVQRVCTLTQQHTVDGSRKLSTSTMDPPRRASVSVPITHSTTGDSSKRKVSSFEDNSSAATSTSSSVFVIPSDTDNKSEECTSTNKTVVKNHGLAKACSVTGANAPIISVSSVADDLPPDSKEEQVEPTTSQEPLAPLAEPDSESPASELPPSEPITEVEADTEAKSNDVCPWEDEETCKVDTPFVKTYATLGYL is encoded by the exons atggAGGGGTTGGTGAGAGAGATGCAGGACACGGAGCACGGGGGCGTTCCAGTTCGAAGCCAAAAATTGTTCCTTACATCCATTCCCGCCGCTTTCATGG GGTACGACCTAATTGAATGGCTGATGGAGCGACTCGGGATCGAAGAATCCG AGGCCCTCAATCTAGCCAATCAGCTGTGTCAGTATGGCTACTTTTTTCCCGTGAGCGATTCGAAAAACCTGGTTGTGAAAGATGATAGCTCGCTGTATAGGTTTCAA TCTCCGTATTATTGGCCTTGGCAGAACAGACCGCCGGATAACATCGAATACGCGATTTACTTAGCGAAAAGAACTTTACGGAATAAGCAGAGGCACGGTCTGGAGGATTACGAGTTGGAAGCTTTGAGCAACTTGCGGAAAAACTTGGCGAACAAGTGGGATTTTATTACAATGCAGGCTGAGGAGCAG GTGAAGCTGTCGAAGGTGCTGAAGAAGGGCGACAAGATCATCAGCGACTCGCAGGAGAGGGCGTACTGGCGCGTCCACAGGCCTCCGCCGGGGATGGTCACCTCGCTGGAGCAGTGCCCGGTGCCGACGCGCAGCTGGAACGGCTCCAGGACCCGGAAACGCACCATCGAGGATGGCAGGCGAGAA GTCGAGTTGTTGAAGAACAGTCTGTCAAGGACTAGGGTTAAGGTGTCGCAAGCGCTGGAGAGTATGGTCCAGCATGTCGAGACCTACGCTGAGTACGACCCTTTAATAACACCAACGCAACCTTCCAACCCTTGGGTCAGCGAGGACACCACGTACTGGCAATTGAACAGTCCACT AGTCGAAGTTCCGACTGAGAAACGCGTGAGGCGGTGGGGCCTATCCATGGAGGAGCTAGTTTCAGATCCGACAGGTTTACAAGAGTTTACTAATTATTTGAGGAAGGAGTACAGCCACGAAAACATCAGGTTCTGGATGGCCGTGAATGATTTAAGACGTTCTGCTCAATCCCAAATCCAGAGAAAagttaacgaaatttttga GGAATTTTTGGCCCCTGGTGCTCCGTGTGAGATAAATATCGACGGTAAAACCATGGAGAAAGTCCACCAAGAGATGAAAACACCCAGCAGGTTCACCTTCGACGCTGCACAAGAACATGTATATACATTGTTGCTGAAAAAAGATTGTTATCCTAGATTTATTAGGTCCGAATATTATAAGAATCTACTGGCGACGGGAATCCAGCCTTCCCAGAAAAAGCG CTTTTTCGGTTTCGGccaaaccaagaagaaaacctCGACGAGTAGTGCCCCCAACCAGCAACTGCTGCAGCAGCAGCCCTCCCAGGGGGCCTCGGTGACTTGCGGAGCCCTGTCGAAGCGCAGGGGCAGCGACCGCAGTCTCTCAGGATCGGCCCACGAGCTCGCCGTTTCCGGGGTGAAAGACTCCAAGGTGCCACACTCACACTCGCAGAGTAACTTGAGCGACATCCCCTACAG GGGCGATTTGGCGTGCCTTCCGAAAGCCAGTCCGGTGCCAACATCGGTTACCAGTCC AGTGAAGAAGCCAAGCATTGCGATCGTGGCCGGCGCCTCCACCTCGGAGGAGGTGTGTCCGTGGGAGAGCGGCGAGCCCCGTTCCCGGAAAAACTCGGCGCAGCTCGACTCCGGCAGCTCCTCGTCGGACATCAGCGTGGCGGTGGCGGAGGTCTCCGAGCGGGTCCAGCGCGTTTGCACTCTGACTCAGCAACACACCGTCGACGGCAGCAGAAAACTCTCGACCTCCACCATGGACCCTCCCCGGAGAGCATCCGTTTCCGTGCCAATCACTCACTCAACCACCGGAGACTCCTCCAAGCGGAAGGTGTCCTCCTTCGAGGACAACAGCTCCGCCGCGACCAGCACGTCGTCATCGGTGTTCGTTATTCCTAGTGACACAGACAATAAATCTGAAGAATGCACTAGTACTAATAAAACTGTTGTTAAGAACCACGGGCTTGCAAAGGCTTGTTCAGTGACAGGGGCGAATGCACCTATTATCAGTGTCAGTTCGGTGGCCGACGATTTGCCCCCCGATAGCAAGGAGGAGCAAGTCGAACCCACCACCAGTCAGGAGCCGCTAGCGCCGCTCGCTGAGCCCGACAGTGAATCGCCAGCCAGCGAACTGCCTCCTTCTGAACCCATCACTGAAGTCGAGGCCGACACGGAGGCCAAGAGTAACGACGTCTGTCCCTGGGAAGACGA GGAAACGTGTAAGGTGGACACGCCCTTCGTCAAGACTTACGCTACTCTGGGCTACCTTTAG
- the LOC656292 gene encoding regulator of G-protein signaling 7 isoform X4, whose translation MEPDHRDHRCHRPSAFDKMEGLVREMQDTEHGGVPVRSQKLFLTSIPAAFMGYDLIEWLMERLGIEESEALNLANQLCQYGYFFPVSDSKNLVVKDDSSLYRFQSPYYWPWQNRPPDNIEYAIYLAKRTLRNKQRHGLEDYELEALSNLRKNLANKWDFITMQAEEQVCGVKFARPGKSGGLQVKLSKVLKKGDKIISDSQERAYWRVHRPPPGMVTSLEQCPVPTRSWNGSRTRKRTIEDGRREVELLKNSLSRTRVKVSQALESMVQHVETYAEYDPLITPTQPSNPWVSEDTTYWQLNSPLVEVPTEKRVRRWGLSMEELVSDPTGLQEFTNYLRKEYSHENIRFWMAVNDLRRSAQSQIQRKVNEIFEEFLAPGAPCEINIDGKTMEKVHQEMKTPSRFTFDAAQEHVYTLLLKKDCYPRFIRSEYYKNLLATGIQPSQKKRFFGFGQTKKKTSTSSAPNQQLLQQQPSQGASVTCGALSKRRGSDRSLSGSAHELAVSGVKDSKVPHSHSQSNLSDIPYRVKKPSIAIVAGASTSEEVCPWESGEPRSRKNSAQLDSGSSSSDISVAVAEVSERVQRVCTLTQQHTVDGSRKLSTSTMDPPRRASVSVPITHSTTGDSSKRKVSSFEDNSSAATSTSSSVFVIPSDTDNKSEECTSTNKTVVKNHGLAKACSVTGANAPIISVSSVADDLPPDSKEEQVEPTTSQEPLAPLAEPDSESPASELPPSEPITEVEADTEAKSNDVCPWEDEETCKVDTPFVKTYATLGYL comes from the exons atggAGGGGTTGGTGAGAGAGATGCAGGACACGGAGCACGGGGGCGTTCCAGTTCGAAGCCAAAAATTGTTCCTTACATCCATTCCCGCCGCTTTCATGG GGTACGACCTAATTGAATGGCTGATGGAGCGACTCGGGATCGAAGAATCCG AGGCCCTCAATCTAGCCAATCAGCTGTGTCAGTATGGCTACTTTTTTCCCGTGAGCGATTCGAAAAACCTGGTTGTGAAAGATGATAGCTCGCTGTATAGGTTTCAA TCTCCGTATTATTGGCCTTGGCAGAACAGACCGCCGGATAACATCGAATACGCGATTTACTTAGCGAAAAGAACTTTACGGAATAAGCAGAGGCACGGTCTGGAGGATTACGAGTTGGAAGCTTTGAGCAACTTGCGGAAAAACTTGGCGAACAAGTGGGATTTTATTACAATGCAGGCTGAGGAGCAGGTTTGTGGCGTAAAATTTGCAAGGCCGGGAAAAAGCGGGGGATTGCAGGTGAAGCTGTCGAAGGTGCTGAAGAAGGGCGACAAGATCATCAGCGACTCGCAGGAGAGGGCGTACTGGCGCGTCCACAGGCCTCCGCCGGGGATGGTCACCTCGCTGGAGCAGTGCCCGGTGCCGACGCGCAGCTGGAACGGCTCCAGGACCCGGAAACGCACCATCGAGGATGGCAGGCGAGAA GTCGAGTTGTTGAAGAACAGTCTGTCAAGGACTAGGGTTAAGGTGTCGCAAGCGCTGGAGAGTATGGTCCAGCATGTCGAGACCTACGCTGAGTACGACCCTTTAATAACACCAACGCAACCTTCCAACCCTTGGGTCAGCGAGGACACCACGTACTGGCAATTGAACAGTCCACT AGTCGAAGTTCCGACTGAGAAACGCGTGAGGCGGTGGGGCCTATCCATGGAGGAGCTAGTTTCAGATCCGACAGGTTTACAAGAGTTTACTAATTATTTGAGGAAGGAGTACAGCCACGAAAACATCAGGTTCTGGATGGCCGTGAATGATTTAAGACGTTCTGCTCAATCCCAAATCCAGAGAAAagttaacgaaatttttga GGAATTTTTGGCCCCTGGTGCTCCGTGTGAGATAAATATCGACGGTAAAACCATGGAGAAAGTCCACCAAGAGATGAAAACACCCAGCAGGTTCACCTTCGACGCTGCACAAGAACATGTATATACATTGTTGCTGAAAAAAGATTGTTATCCTAGATTTATTAGGTCCGAATATTATAAGAATCTACTGGCGACGGGAATCCAGCCTTCCCAGAAAAAGCG CTTTTTCGGTTTCGGccaaaccaagaagaaaacctCGACGAGTAGTGCCCCCAACCAGCAACTGCTGCAGCAGCAGCCCTCCCAGGGGGCCTCGGTGACTTGCGGAGCCCTGTCGAAGCGCAGGGGCAGCGACCGCAGTCTCTCAGGATCGGCCCACGAGCTCGCCGTTTCCGGGGTGAAAGACTCCAAGGTGCCACACTCACACTCGCAGAGTAACTTGAGCGACATCCCCTACAG AGTGAAGAAGCCAAGCATTGCGATCGTGGCCGGCGCCTCCACCTCGGAGGAGGTGTGTCCGTGGGAGAGCGGCGAGCCCCGTTCCCGGAAAAACTCGGCGCAGCTCGACTCCGGCAGCTCCTCGTCGGACATCAGCGTGGCGGTGGCGGAGGTCTCCGAGCGGGTCCAGCGCGTTTGCACTCTGACTCAGCAACACACCGTCGACGGCAGCAGAAAACTCTCGACCTCCACCATGGACCCTCCCCGGAGAGCATCCGTTTCCGTGCCAATCACTCACTCAACCACCGGAGACTCCTCCAAGCGGAAGGTGTCCTCCTTCGAGGACAACAGCTCCGCCGCGACCAGCACGTCGTCATCGGTGTTCGTTATTCCTAGTGACACAGACAATAAATCTGAAGAATGCACTAGTACTAATAAAACTGTTGTTAAGAACCACGGGCTTGCAAAGGCTTGTTCAGTGACAGGGGCGAATGCACCTATTATCAGTGTCAGTTCGGTGGCCGACGATTTGCCCCCCGATAGCAAGGAGGAGCAAGTCGAACCCACCACCAGTCAGGAGCCGCTAGCGCCGCTCGCTGAGCCCGACAGTGAATCGCCAGCCAGCGAACTGCCTCCTTCTGAACCCATCACTGAAGTCGAGGCCGACACGGAGGCCAAGAGTAACGACGTCTGTCCCTGGGAAGACGA GGAAACGTGTAAGGTGGACACGCCCTTCGTCAAGACTTACGCTACTCTGGGCTACCTTTAG
- the LOC656292 gene encoding regulator of G-protein signaling 7 isoform X1 codes for MEPDHRDHRCHRPSAFDKMEGLVREMQDTEHGGVPVRSQKLFLTSIPAAFMGYDLIEWLMERLGIEESEALNLANQLCQYGYFFPVSDSKNLVVKDDSSLYRFQSPYYWPWQNRPPDNIEYAIYLAKRTLRNKQRHGLEDYELEALSNLRKNLANKWDFITMQAEEQVCGVKFARPGKSGGLQVKLSKVLKKGDKIISDSQERAYWRVHRPPPGMVTSLEQCPVPTRSWNGSRTRKRTIEDGRREVELLKNSLSRTRVKVSQALESMVQHVETYAEYDPLITPTQPSNPWVSEDTTYWQLNSPLVEVPTEKRVRRWGLSMEELVSDPTGLQEFTNYLRKEYSHENIRFWMAVNDLRRSAQSQIQRKVNEIFEEFLAPGAPCEINIDGKTMEKVHQEMKTPSRFTFDAAQEHVYTLLLKKDCYPRFIRSEYYKNLLATGIQPSQKKRFFGFGQTKKKTSTSSAPNQQLLQQQPSQGASVTCGALSKRRGSDRSLSGSAHELAVSGVKDSKVPHSHSQSNLSDIPYRGDLACLPKASPVPTSVTSPVKKPSIAIVAGASTSEEVCPWESGEPRSRKNSAQLDSGSSSSDISVAVAEVSERVQRVCTLTQQHTVDGSRKLSTSTMDPPRRASVSVPITHSTTGDSSKRKVSSFEDNSSAATSTSSSVFVIPSDTDNKSEECTSTNKTVVKNHGLAKACSVTGANAPIISVSSVADDLPPDSKEEQVEPTTSQEPLAPLAEPDSESPASELPPSEPITEVEADTEAKSNDVCPWEDEETCKVDTPFVKTYATLGYL; via the exons atggAGGGGTTGGTGAGAGAGATGCAGGACACGGAGCACGGGGGCGTTCCAGTTCGAAGCCAAAAATTGTTCCTTACATCCATTCCCGCCGCTTTCATGG GGTACGACCTAATTGAATGGCTGATGGAGCGACTCGGGATCGAAGAATCCG AGGCCCTCAATCTAGCCAATCAGCTGTGTCAGTATGGCTACTTTTTTCCCGTGAGCGATTCGAAAAACCTGGTTGTGAAAGATGATAGCTCGCTGTATAGGTTTCAA TCTCCGTATTATTGGCCTTGGCAGAACAGACCGCCGGATAACATCGAATACGCGATTTACTTAGCGAAAAGAACTTTACGGAATAAGCAGAGGCACGGTCTGGAGGATTACGAGTTGGAAGCTTTGAGCAACTTGCGGAAAAACTTGGCGAACAAGTGGGATTTTATTACAATGCAGGCTGAGGAGCAGGTTTGTGGCGTAAAATTTGCAAGGCCGGGAAAAAGCGGGGGATTGCAGGTGAAGCTGTCGAAGGTGCTGAAGAAGGGCGACAAGATCATCAGCGACTCGCAGGAGAGGGCGTACTGGCGCGTCCACAGGCCTCCGCCGGGGATGGTCACCTCGCTGGAGCAGTGCCCGGTGCCGACGCGCAGCTGGAACGGCTCCAGGACCCGGAAACGCACCATCGAGGATGGCAGGCGAGAA GTCGAGTTGTTGAAGAACAGTCTGTCAAGGACTAGGGTTAAGGTGTCGCAAGCGCTGGAGAGTATGGTCCAGCATGTCGAGACCTACGCTGAGTACGACCCTTTAATAACACCAACGCAACCTTCCAACCCTTGGGTCAGCGAGGACACCACGTACTGGCAATTGAACAGTCCACT AGTCGAAGTTCCGACTGAGAAACGCGTGAGGCGGTGGGGCCTATCCATGGAGGAGCTAGTTTCAGATCCGACAGGTTTACAAGAGTTTACTAATTATTTGAGGAAGGAGTACAGCCACGAAAACATCAGGTTCTGGATGGCCGTGAATGATTTAAGACGTTCTGCTCAATCCCAAATCCAGAGAAAagttaacgaaatttttga GGAATTTTTGGCCCCTGGTGCTCCGTGTGAGATAAATATCGACGGTAAAACCATGGAGAAAGTCCACCAAGAGATGAAAACACCCAGCAGGTTCACCTTCGACGCTGCACAAGAACATGTATATACATTGTTGCTGAAAAAAGATTGTTATCCTAGATTTATTAGGTCCGAATATTATAAGAATCTACTGGCGACGGGAATCCAGCCTTCCCAGAAAAAGCG CTTTTTCGGTTTCGGccaaaccaagaagaaaacctCGACGAGTAGTGCCCCCAACCAGCAACTGCTGCAGCAGCAGCCCTCCCAGGGGGCCTCGGTGACTTGCGGAGCCCTGTCGAAGCGCAGGGGCAGCGACCGCAGTCTCTCAGGATCGGCCCACGAGCTCGCCGTTTCCGGGGTGAAAGACTCCAAGGTGCCACACTCACACTCGCAGAGTAACTTGAGCGACATCCCCTACAG GGGCGATTTGGCGTGCCTTCCGAAAGCCAGTCCGGTGCCAACATCGGTTACCAGTCC AGTGAAGAAGCCAAGCATTGCGATCGTGGCCGGCGCCTCCACCTCGGAGGAGGTGTGTCCGTGGGAGAGCGGCGAGCCCCGTTCCCGGAAAAACTCGGCGCAGCTCGACTCCGGCAGCTCCTCGTCGGACATCAGCGTGGCGGTGGCGGAGGTCTCCGAGCGGGTCCAGCGCGTTTGCACTCTGACTCAGCAACACACCGTCGACGGCAGCAGAAAACTCTCGACCTCCACCATGGACCCTCCCCGGAGAGCATCCGTTTCCGTGCCAATCACTCACTCAACCACCGGAGACTCCTCCAAGCGGAAGGTGTCCTCCTTCGAGGACAACAGCTCCGCCGCGACCAGCACGTCGTCATCGGTGTTCGTTATTCCTAGTGACACAGACAATAAATCTGAAGAATGCACTAGTACTAATAAAACTGTTGTTAAGAACCACGGGCTTGCAAAGGCTTGTTCAGTGACAGGGGCGAATGCACCTATTATCAGTGTCAGTTCGGTGGCCGACGATTTGCCCCCCGATAGCAAGGAGGAGCAAGTCGAACCCACCACCAGTCAGGAGCCGCTAGCGCCGCTCGCTGAGCCCGACAGTGAATCGCCAGCCAGCGAACTGCCTCCTTCTGAACCCATCACTGAAGTCGAGGCCGACACGGAGGCCAAGAGTAACGACGTCTGTCCCTGGGAAGACGA GGAAACGTGTAAGGTGGACACGCCCTTCGTCAAGACTTACGCTACTCTGGGCTACCTTTAG
- the LOC656292 gene encoding regulator of G-protein signaling 7 isoform X3 encodes MEGLVREMQDTEHGGVPVRSQKLFLTSIPAAFMGYDLIEWLMERLGIEESEALNLANQLCQYGYFFPVSDSKNLVVKDDSSLYRFQSPYYWPWQNRPPDNIEYAIYLAKRTLRNKQRHGLEDYELEALSNLRKNLANKWDFITMQAEEQVCGVKFARPGKSGGLQVKLSKVLKKGDKIISDSQERAYWRVHRPPPGMVTSLEQCPVPTRSWNGSRTRKRTIEDGRREVELLKNSLSRTRVKVSQALESMVQHVETYAEYDPLITPTQPSNPWVSEDTTYWQLNSPLVEVPTEKRVRRWGLSMEELVSDPTGLQEFTNYLRKEYSHENIRFWMAVNDLRRSAQSQIQRKVNEIFEEFLAPGAPCEINIDGKTMEKVHQEMKTPSRFTFDAAQEHVYTLLLKKDCYPRFIRSEYYKNLLATGIQPSQKKRFFGFGQTKKKTSTSSAPNQQLLQQQPSQGASVTCGALSKRRGSDRSLSGSAHELAVSGVKDSKVPHSHSQSNLSDIPYRGDLACLPKASPVPTSVTSPVKKPSIAIVAGASTSEEVCPWESGEPRSRKNSAQLDSGSSSSDISVAVAEVSERVQRVCTLTQQHTVDGSRKLSTSTMDPPRRASVSVPITHSTTGDSSKRKVSSFEDNSSAATSTSSSVFVIPSDTDNKSEECTSTNKTVVKNHGLAKACSVTGANAPIISVSSVADDLPPDSKEEQVEPTTSQEPLAPLAEPDSESPASELPPSEPITEVEADTEAKSNDVCPWEDEETCKVDTPFVKTYATLGYL; translated from the exons atggAGGGGTTGGTGAGAGAGATGCAGGACACGGAGCACGGGGGCGTTCCAGTTCGAAGCCAAAAATTGTTCCTTACATCCATTCCCGCCGCTTTCATGG GGTACGACCTAATTGAATGGCTGATGGAGCGACTCGGGATCGAAGAATCCG AGGCCCTCAATCTAGCCAATCAGCTGTGTCAGTATGGCTACTTTTTTCCCGTGAGCGATTCGAAAAACCTGGTTGTGAAAGATGATAGCTCGCTGTATAGGTTTCAA TCTCCGTATTATTGGCCTTGGCAGAACAGACCGCCGGATAACATCGAATACGCGATTTACTTAGCGAAAAGAACTTTACGGAATAAGCAGAGGCACGGTCTGGAGGATTACGAGTTGGAAGCTTTGAGCAACTTGCGGAAAAACTTGGCGAACAAGTGGGATTTTATTACAATGCAGGCTGAGGAGCAGGTTTGTGGCGTAAAATTTGCAAGGCCGGGAAAAAGCGGGGGATTGCAGGTGAAGCTGTCGAAGGTGCTGAAGAAGGGCGACAAGATCATCAGCGACTCGCAGGAGAGGGCGTACTGGCGCGTCCACAGGCCTCCGCCGGGGATGGTCACCTCGCTGGAGCAGTGCCCGGTGCCGACGCGCAGCTGGAACGGCTCCAGGACCCGGAAACGCACCATCGAGGATGGCAGGCGAGAA GTCGAGTTGTTGAAGAACAGTCTGTCAAGGACTAGGGTTAAGGTGTCGCAAGCGCTGGAGAGTATGGTCCAGCATGTCGAGACCTACGCTGAGTACGACCCTTTAATAACACCAACGCAACCTTCCAACCCTTGGGTCAGCGAGGACACCACGTACTGGCAATTGAACAGTCCACT AGTCGAAGTTCCGACTGAGAAACGCGTGAGGCGGTGGGGCCTATCCATGGAGGAGCTAGTTTCAGATCCGACAGGTTTACAAGAGTTTACTAATTATTTGAGGAAGGAGTACAGCCACGAAAACATCAGGTTCTGGATGGCCGTGAATGATTTAAGACGTTCTGCTCAATCCCAAATCCAGAGAAAagttaacgaaatttttga GGAATTTTTGGCCCCTGGTGCTCCGTGTGAGATAAATATCGACGGTAAAACCATGGAGAAAGTCCACCAAGAGATGAAAACACCCAGCAGGTTCACCTTCGACGCTGCACAAGAACATGTATATACATTGTTGCTGAAAAAAGATTGTTATCCTAGATTTATTAGGTCCGAATATTATAAGAATCTACTGGCGACGGGAATCCAGCCTTCCCAGAAAAAGCG CTTTTTCGGTTTCGGccaaaccaagaagaaaacctCGACGAGTAGTGCCCCCAACCAGCAACTGCTGCAGCAGCAGCCCTCCCAGGGGGCCTCGGTGACTTGCGGAGCCCTGTCGAAGCGCAGGGGCAGCGACCGCAGTCTCTCAGGATCGGCCCACGAGCTCGCCGTTTCCGGGGTGAAAGACTCCAAGGTGCCACACTCACACTCGCAGAGTAACTTGAGCGACATCCCCTACAG GGGCGATTTGGCGTGCCTTCCGAAAGCCAGTCCGGTGCCAACATCGGTTACCAGTCC AGTGAAGAAGCCAAGCATTGCGATCGTGGCCGGCGCCTCCACCTCGGAGGAGGTGTGTCCGTGGGAGAGCGGCGAGCCCCGTTCCCGGAAAAACTCGGCGCAGCTCGACTCCGGCAGCTCCTCGTCGGACATCAGCGTGGCGGTGGCGGAGGTCTCCGAGCGGGTCCAGCGCGTTTGCACTCTGACTCAGCAACACACCGTCGACGGCAGCAGAAAACTCTCGACCTCCACCATGGACCCTCCCCGGAGAGCATCCGTTTCCGTGCCAATCACTCACTCAACCACCGGAGACTCCTCCAAGCGGAAGGTGTCCTCCTTCGAGGACAACAGCTCCGCCGCGACCAGCACGTCGTCATCGGTGTTCGTTATTCCTAGTGACACAGACAATAAATCTGAAGAATGCACTAGTACTAATAAAACTGTTGTTAAGAACCACGGGCTTGCAAAGGCTTGTTCAGTGACAGGGGCGAATGCACCTATTATCAGTGTCAGTTCGGTGGCCGACGATTTGCCCCCCGATAGCAAGGAGGAGCAAGTCGAACCCACCACCAGTCAGGAGCCGCTAGCGCCGCTCGCTGAGCCCGACAGTGAATCGCCAGCCAGCGAACTGCCTCCTTCTGAACCCATCACTGAAGTCGAGGCCGACACGGAGGCCAAGAGTAACGACGTCTGTCCCTGGGAAGACGA GGAAACGTGTAAGGTGGACACGCCCTTCGTCAAGACTTACGCTACTCTGGGCTACCTTTAG
- the LOC100142013 gene encoding uncharacterized protein LOC100142013: MKPPLILISLLIHFSRGASDFDEKIELLKDIEIPDIDDFDIVHEKCDKEGGNGTYDKLKTSLDTIESCISDFVDVKVLKTEIENSKKTGALDEVFGKYCAKRFKLATCLGDFVNNLRSCLTSDEKTALNLTTNILTQLGEFVCYKDGDRLAMFVAEGGTECFKARAKGIQSCVNATLKIIPSSFSTNPLPNLLIDRKKCDDLGKLQDCMVEELEKCSDTTPANIIDALFRFIKRSACPKKNKRSPSFHRILRRNIPPATYSADRIAALLQNKCSQNAPHDMKRIRESFTHARICIQIVNDHEENLLTIFSLKELKENFKECSDDFVETAELCFGDDEKYFPKFVQQIYFNLLEVAYKHKDLILNKTAMEKYNDCVKILREPGNAAALYHCIFQGPVSKIWTKEVVCENLMNGTACAIDEVKKKCSSDIFDDFVDDFVHFWKSSCKPNQN; the protein is encoded by the exons ATGAAGCCACCACTAATTTTAATATCGCTCCTGATCC ATTTTTCCCGCGGAGCCTCGGATTTCGACGAAAAGATCGAGCTTTTGAAAGACATCGAAATCCCAGACATTGACGATTTTGACATAGTCCACGAAAAATGTGATAAAGAAGGCGGAAACGGAACCTACGACAAACTAAAG ACATCCCTCGACACAATTGAGAGCTGTATCAGCGATTTCGTGGACGTAAAAGTCCTCAAAACCGAAATCGAAAATTCGAAAAAGACCGGCGCTTTGGACGAAGTGTTCGGCAAATATTGCGCCAAGCGCTTCAAACTTGCAACGTGTCTTGGAGACTTCGTCAATAATCTTCGCTCCTGTTTGACTAGTGATGAAAAAACCGCCCTTAACTTGACCACGAATATTTTGACCCAATTGGGCGAGTTTGTGTGTTATAAGGATGGCGACCGGCTTGCTA TGTTTGTGGCCGAGGGTGGGACCGAGTGTTTCAAAGCTCGGGCTAAGGGAATCCAGAGCTGTGTCAACGCCACGCTTAAAATCATTCCTTCCAGCTTTAGTACAAACCCGTTACCCAACCTACTGATTGACAGGAAAAAATGCGA CGATTTAGGCAAGCTCCAGGACTGCATGGTCGAAGAGTTGGAAAAGTGTTCAGACACCACTCCCGCGAACATTATTGACGCGCTTTTTAGGTTTATCAAGCGCTCAGCGTGTCCCAAGAAAAACAAGCGGAGTCCAAGCTTTC ACCGCATTTTGAGGAGAAATATACCGCCTGCCACATACAGCGCTGATCGCATTGCAGCTTTATTGCAGAACAAGTGCAGTCAGAATGCTCCCCATGACATGAAACGCATCAGA GAATCTTTCACACATGCGAGAATTTGTATCCAAATTGTAAACGACCACGAAGAAAATCTTCTGACAATCTTCTCCTTGAAGGAGCTTAAGGAGAATTTTAAAGAATGCAGCGACGATTTCGTCGAAACGGCTGAACTGTGTTTTGGCGAcgacgaaaaatattttcccaaATTCGTCCAgcagatttattttaatctattAGAGGTTGCCTACAAACACAAGGACCTGATAC TGAACAAAACAGCGATGGAAAAGTATAACGActgtgttaaaattttgagagAGCCAGGCAATGCGGCCGCATTATATCACTGTATTTTTCAGGGGCCTGTGTCCAAAATCTGGACAAAAGAAGTCGTGTGCGA GAATTTAATGAATGGAACTGCATGTGCTATTGATGAGGTCAAGAAAAAGTGCTCCAGCGATATTTTCGATGATTTTGTTGACGATTTCGTCCATTTTTGGAAATCCTCTTGCAAACCAAATCAGaactaa